Proteins from a single region of Thunnus albacares chromosome 16, fThuAlb1.1, whole genome shotgun sequence:
- the ccnk gene encoding cyclin-K, with the protein MLKSSAAGPSSVASPQPMKESKENFLMTGQSILDHIKPCWYWDKKDLAHTPSQSEGLDPGTEARYRREGARFIFDVGTRLGLHYDTLATGIIYFHRFYMFHSFKQFPRYVTGACCLFLAGKVEETPKKCKDIIKTARSLLNDVQFAQFGDDPKEEVMVLERILLQTIKFDLQVEHPYMFLLRYVKQLKGEKNKVCKVLQMAWTFVNDSLCTMLSLQWEPEIIAVAVMYLAGRLCKFDIQEWTAKQSSRRWWEQFVQDVPVELLEDICHQILDLYSQGNKPIPQQMQEKERPPASLTPAPPAPQGQPQATNPPPPPPKKTSPQGGSPARQLKRSHTSPKDEPKAPEQVGSKIPRLESPMPPLPTSQPPPDRKAPAPAPPTEAEPGNEAAPPPPHAPPPHQPPPLPHRPPPPPPSNYIMSTSSSYMSGEGYQSLQSMMKTEGPSYAPMPPSYAPPIPPYHPHVYPPPAAPPPGPPPPPSTYPPPSLPPTYPPPGYNSYPPPPPPRMPPGHGPPPGIGLPPAGYPPPPPVPPGQSQVPLPPPPGMPLNRGGWMR; encoded by the exons ATGTTAAAG TCCAGTGCAGCGGGTCCATCCTCCGTTGCTTCTCCTCAGCCAATGAAGGAATCCAAGGAGAACTTTTTAATGACTGGCCAGTCAATTCTGGACCACATCAAGCCATGCTGGTACTGGGACAAGAAGGATTTAGCCCACACCCCATCTCAGTCTGAAGGCCTGGACCCTGGTACAGAGGCCCGGTATCGGAGGGAAGGAGCCCGCTTCATATTTGACGTGGGGACCCGACTTGGCCT ACACTATGATACACTGGCAACTGGCATCATATATTTCCACCGCTTCTACATGTTTCACTCTTTCAAGCAGTTCCCCAGATAC GTGACCGGAgcttgttgtctttttctggcTGGAAAAGTGGAGGAAACCCCGAAGAAATGTAAAGACATCATCAAAACAGCCCGCAGCTTATTGAATGATGTGCAGTTTGCCCAGTTTGGAGATGATCCAAAG GAAGAGGTGATGGTGTTGGAGAGAATCTTGCTACAGACTATCAAATTTGACCTGCAGGTGGAGCACCCCTACATGTTCCTGCTACGCTATGTGAAGCAGCTTAAAG GAGAGAAGAATAAAGTATGCAAGGTGCTACAAATGGCATGGACCTTTGTCAACGACAG CCTCTGCACCATGCTGTCTCTGCAGTGGGAGCCAGAGATCATTGCAGTGGCTGTCATGTACCTGGCCGGTCGCCTCTGTAAGTTTGACATCCAGGAGTGGACTGCCAAGCAGTCATCACGTCGCTGGTGGGAGCAGTTTGTCCAGGACGTCCCAGTTGAGCTGCTTGAAG ACATTTGCCATCAGATCCTGGACCTGTACTCCCAGGGCAACAAGCCCATCCCTCAGCAAATGCAGGAGAAGGAGCGGCCACCCGCGTCACTGACCCCCGCTCCTCCAGCTCCACAGGGACAACCCCAGGCCACCAAccctcctcccccaccaccAAAGAAGACTTCCCCTCAGGGTGGCAGCCCTGCACGCCAGCTCAAACGCTCACAT acGTCTCCAAAAGATGAACCAAAGGCTCCAG aacAAGTTGGATCGAAGATTCCTCGACTGGAGAGCCCTATGCCACCTTTGCCTACATCTCAGCCTCCGCCAG ACCGCAAAGCTCCGGCTCCAGCCCCTCCCACAGAAGCAGAACCAGGAAACGAGGCGGCTCCTCCACCCCCACACGCACCACCTCCCCACCagccccctcctctcccccacCGCCCTCCTCCGCCACCGCCCTCCAACTACATCATGTCCACCTCCAGCTCCTACATGTCCGGGGAGGGATACCAGAGCCTGCAGTCGATGATGAAGACAGAGGGTCCCTCCTACGCCCCGATGCCGCCCAGCTACGCGCCCCCGATACCGCCATACCACCCTCACGTCTACCCCCCACCCGCAGCTCCACCTCCAggcccccctcctcctccttccaccTACCCACCACCCAGCTTGCCCCCAACCTATCCTCCGCCGGGCTACAACAGCTACCCTCCACCACCGCCTCCACGCATGCCGCCGGGCCACGGACCCCCTCCAGGGATAGGCCTTCCACCTGCTGGGtaccctcctccaccccctgTGCCCCCAGGACAGTCACAGGTGCCCCTACCCCCTCCGCCCGGCATGCCCCTGAACCGTGGTGGGTGGATGAGATGA